From Paraflavitalea devenefica, the proteins below share one genomic window:
- a CDS encoding LamG-like jellyroll fold domain-containing protein — protein sequence MKKYLPLFGCRIAPVSFLFVLLLLAATTTHATDFVVSNGNNAGAGSLRQAILDANANASVPHTITFTVTGVINITTSLPTITRPVTIDGGSPGTVTISGPGGNNTIALFVLGTGSGGSTIRNLTMRNTGIEPIRLSVALSNVTIENMVLTQTSTHYMNRAILANAAVTGLTIKNVTVTGLEDKMYGIYLAGNATNVMIDGYNLSAGGGMTARGIQVTGVANGFTLKNSIIDLDDPATNDDGDYGIVFSTSAINVTIDSCTFRDNEINAIYCGAGVNTFNLKNSRFDNLDGWTRNKFVFFNTNSANITIDKNIFNADYRSGADDGDFALDLNGASNQTMTITNNQFIENDTVGIYLGGGALTNNHDNILIKGNAFTRNGNGNNATGGIDFLARNLTSDGGAVLITENTFTDNNGIAVIVHPGNTTTYVLPNFTISKNIIYNTKSTWGAVRAQYVDKIIITQNSIYNNQGLGIELYAAANCGYEGTTYTPQILSSVETAAGVYTVTVKMPTICGSGNCSLELFSNEAGVKGVGGQHYVTTIPGLGSGNRVLTGVTGTFPEITGAPYGFWTATLRVNNNCGTSEFSNKKAIKPNGPAGISNGIAVWLRGDDISVANAEPTASGQTITGWEEFSGVGPSATTVINNPLTKLSGINFNPVADMDADGIRGHFSGAPSWITTPTATTVGVFNPLSVSASGDRFYCLFSQAGSDYNTNSAQIEFYRTGNNINSYRGSTLLNPAIPGTTGVMALNRPGVFSSVTSATNHTSYYNGANMGSGNYSKGNFAVSQWFVGTGYNSTDGWASQAEVDFAEVFTYNRVLSATELQKVQSYMALKYGIAMKQNYVLSSGTLVWDVTANAAYSKQIAALVRDNLSVLHQKQAKAFHTDEVISIALGDELATTNKDNEDTIANNLSVFMWGNDSASTAYTKAFTAGTYSSTRMHRVWKVQKTNWADQDITITVTGAKTNNYLLISTDPTFASISQELPLSNTGTITLSSAQLANGVYFTFGRQQKAPGGVALGLGVWTKADEGITMTGTNVTAWQDQGPSQRVWPRGNTSAIGWSDAAFNYNPVVQFTGVNYFLFSQFTPAYTQGEVFSVQSSAVNNVASFPWQLGGTSGSTAVHYRWTDNNMYLHFGTNARRNFAFTGKNLALPAILNVNTAANSWTASLDGKVMSGPNAFTTSFAQAITNNYIGAGHNAAFNGSLPEVILYNRKLNATERQQVNSYMAIRYGITLDQTIPADYLASDGTTTMWKASDNTGYANNLAGIGRDEIGSLYQKQSRSINTAATGNLIAMAVGSELAASNADNTDTITNNKSFLVWGDNNGAITYTTNITGDNVTLRMPRVWKVDKTNWASRDITLKLFGNVTNAYLLISNSASFATIDQELPINPDSTITINSDLLPDGAYFTFGKQIVGPGYVNAGVQVWLRADDGVSANNTWFDYSGNDANAEQTVVANQPVLTTAVNNFNPAYRFNGTTHYLDVPYSAGFNGNVTAYTVHTQPVASGFRTPLASRNSSGSVSKGWNYYRNVNIRESWTGTNTASWSILTGGATTLNVPEIIGLDATLGSGNSVKHIYSNGQTVATATNGTYITNATAPLRIGAISDGPSLWWNGDIAETVVYNRVLTASEQKHVESYLALKYGITLNQTTPTDYVATDWDGTTGTKMWTASKNGSYNKNIAGIGRDDKTTLYQKQSRSASDSLITIAAGGTIAADNASNGADIDDLSFFAWADDGGAATFSVAITSVTNATNRMARVWKIDRTNWSDQDVTFKAVQGGDRYLLVHATDPTFGAGTVEYPINTATGTVTINTADLPDGAYFTLGAKIVGPACVNTGIVTWLRADYAAAPNSWADFSGNQVSAAMDTAAKQPALIAGGLNYNTALQFTASTDYMKIPQASISGKFPTGNAARTLIGVGISTTATDQLLFSYGSFVANQSSGLRKQANQAATFEGMGAPSGLVGPANSFPNNKVTIISGRYTGGATGRASLYTNDTSALASATMNWNTVISAEGAQIGKYVGESRYWNGNIGEVIVYNRNLTDDEFQRVSSYLALKYGITLDQSPATDYIASDGTTRMWTAADNTGYAKRVTGIGRDDCTELYQKQSLSVDTGIVAMAIGDAVQASNAANSDSITNDNSWFVFADDGGAVQYNTDLSGLEGITTRMARTWKADKTNWADAGVTFKLTGGNDKIYMVVSADATFDGADAAYKLDENGNVTITTDLIPDGAYFTFAKELNGPGYVNVGVQFWMRADDNVSTVDTWNDYSGNDNHATQATAASQPVAVANSVNYNPAFDFDGTDDYMDFATNAGISGTNPFTVVSVQMRHTLGGYDAILSNQGTATNGFHSMYNPSNKYVVNATGQTAFESTGTYATANIPYLNATTRSGNTFSFYTRGAADGGGTAGWSFLGNNLRIGNRGASADLAFDGHIHEVIVYNRALPANELRRAHSYLALKYGITLSGDYIATDGTTSYWTIANNTGYLANIAGIGRDDNTGLYQKQSRSVNTAGNGNMVAMGLTAIAATNKDNTSTIADDLSFLVWGDNAGTGTKTTEYPTSLDPGGCSRITRLQREWKVQKTGSVNDLQVKVYLTGLVPTSTTLSDLRLLIDDDGDFSSGATTVTDAGAYDAATQVVTFDGINFTDGQYFTVVTDLTNQAPGGVITNLYTWYRADKGITTATGVNVAADQSAVPKDITQATAGAQPAYNTTSNLINFNPGLGLDGTNDVLSSGAITYSATPNGEDLFAVVLPNNATGARNVIGFGNATAGQGTELRYNANVLQYASKAAGAIQTIANPVASNGVAQLANGNRTSAGAANLLLNGTSVATGTISQQPANTALNIGARRNAATPDQFFNGQVAEVAVYNRQLTAAEREKVESYFAIKYGITLPHNYVDPAGTPVWDITTNTGYGFNITGIGRDDCNGLHQKQSKSVNTTEALVTLGNYVGIATTNAGNANAMDNATALLLGDNNANRTAWTATGVPLNRQRLARTWKVQETGNVGTVTIQAPANSSSATVKLPLELDATAYLLVSTTGDFVNDVTEIPMTLNGTDWEAAVDFTSGQYFTFATNDACVSAVPLLTTYGASATTATDECYVGGWILFRDPVDNTKFVAGIYDPAGLIDRSKISAKVDAARPFADLGEGSSTKAVRLMRRMLQVDCAACYDAVANPTPGFTVRMFYAPDEKAGAESVETNNMEAIKTANGITDPHVFKWFKAAGKTIDDVITGLAPGGIAAGGQEWFDGALTTGQLGGVDYVDFASVNSFSTFGGIWSVNLQAVLPVTWLHVQALPMGSNTIRVKWAVTAQINNAGFTVERSEDGRRYQPIATVAPQADNPGMPSYYSIDDNKVSQGVTYYYRIRQMDLDGRVGYSKIVTAKLNAGGLQYLQIKPNPVSGTLRWEVNVSRPQSLQVSIIDIKGRVLREKKMQAQAGSNQYSMEGAIFSRGAYLLKIIGEDGTIMTEQFIVP from the coding sequence ATGAAAAAATACCTGCCGCTATTCGGGTGCCGGATTGCACCTGTTTCTTTTCTCTTTGTATTACTCCTGTTAGCTGCCACTACTACACACGCTACTGATTTTGTGGTCTCCAATGGCAACAATGCCGGTGCTGGTTCCTTACGGCAGGCCATCCTTGATGCCAATGCCAATGCGTCTGTACCCCACACCATCACCTTTACGGTGACCGGGGTGATCAATATCACCACCTCACTGCCCACCATTACCCGGCCCGTGACCATTGATGGCGGTAGTCCCGGTACGGTGACGATCAGTGGACCAGGGGGCAATAACACTATTGCCCTTTTTGTATTGGGTACAGGTTCCGGTGGCAGTACCATCCGTAACCTTACCATGCGCAATACCGGCATCGAGCCTATACGGTTGTCAGTGGCCCTGAGTAATGTCACCATTGAAAACATGGTGCTTACCCAAACGAGTACCCATTACATGAACCGGGCTATTCTTGCCAACGCAGCCGTGACCGGCCTTACTATTAAAAATGTGACGGTTACCGGCCTGGAAGATAAAATGTACGGCATTTACCTGGCCGGCAATGCCACCAATGTAATGATCGATGGGTACAACCTTTCTGCCGGCGGGGGTATGACTGCCAGAGGGATACAGGTAACAGGTGTGGCCAATGGCTTTACTTTGAAAAACAGTATTATTGACCTGGATGATCCGGCTACTAACGACGACGGCGATTATGGGATCGTCTTTTCCACTTCAGCTATTAATGTAACCATAGACAGTTGCACCTTTCGCGATAACGAGATAAACGCCATATACTGCGGTGCCGGCGTCAATACTTTCAACCTCAAAAACTCCCGGTTTGATAACCTCGATGGCTGGACCAGGAACAAGTTTGTGTTTTTCAACACCAATAGCGCCAATATTACCATTGATAAAAATATTTTCAATGCCGATTACCGTTCCGGCGCCGATGATGGAGATTTTGCGCTCGATCTGAACGGGGCATCCAACCAAACCATGACCATCACCAATAACCAGTTTATTGAAAATGACACAGTAGGCATTTACCTTGGTGGTGGTGCCCTTACCAATAACCATGATAATATACTGATCAAGGGTAATGCTTTTACCCGCAATGGAAATGGCAACAATGCCACCGGTGGCATTGATTTCCTGGCAAGGAATCTTACTTCAGACGGGGGCGCAGTACTGATTACCGAAAATACTTTTACAGATAATAACGGGATTGCTGTTATTGTCCATCCCGGCAATACTACCACCTATGTGCTCCCTAATTTTACCATTAGTAAGAACATTATCTACAACACCAAATCCACCTGGGGCGCTGTACGGGCCCAATACGTTGATAAGATCATTATTACCCAGAATAGTATTTACAATAACCAGGGGCTTGGTATAGAGCTTTATGCCGCGGCCAACTGTGGTTATGAAGGCACCACTTATACGCCACAGATACTTTCCTCGGTAGAAACTGCAGCAGGCGTATATACGGTCACCGTTAAAATGCCCACCATTTGCGGTTCGGGCAATTGTTCATTGGAGCTGTTCTCCAATGAAGCTGGCGTGAAAGGCGTGGGCGGACAGCATTATGTGACTACAATACCGGGCCTGGGCTCTGGTAACCGCGTGCTCACCGGCGTTACCGGTACTTTCCCGGAGATCACCGGCGCTCCTTATGGCTTTTGGACAGCTACACTAAGGGTGAATAATAACTGTGGCACCTCAGAATTCAGCAATAAAAAAGCGATCAAGCCCAATGGACCTGCCGGCATCAGCAATGGCATCGCCGTATGGTTGCGGGGCGACGATATTTCTGTGGCCAATGCAGAACCTACCGCCAGTGGCCAGACCATCACGGGCTGGGAAGAGTTCAGCGGTGTTGGACCTTCTGCTACTACCGTTATCAATAACCCCCTTACCAAACTATCAGGGATTAACTTCAATCCCGTAGCCGACATGGATGCCGATGGCATCAGGGGGCATTTTAGCGGGGCGCCTTCCTGGATCACAACGCCTACCGCCACTACGGTGGGTGTGTTCAATCCCTTGTCTGTATCCGCCAGTGGCGACCGTTTTTATTGCCTGTTTTCTCAGGCAGGATCAGATTATAATACCAATTCGGCACAGATCGAATTTTATCGTACGGGCAATAACATCAACTCCTACAGAGGTAGTACCTTATTGAATCCCGCTATACCCGGCACTACCGGCGTCATGGCGCTCAACAGGCCGGGGGTGTTCTCTTCTGTTACCAGCGCAACTAACCATACTTCGTATTACAACGGCGCCAATATGGGCAGCGGCAATTACAGCAAAGGCAATTTTGCCGTCAGCCAGTGGTTTGTAGGCACCGGTTATAATTCAACAGATGGTTGGGCCAGTCAGGCTGAAGTAGATTTCGCGGAAGTGTTTACCTATAACCGCGTACTCTCAGCAACCGAGCTCCAGAAAGTTCAATCGTACATGGCGCTCAAGTATGGTATAGCCATGAAACAAAATTATGTATTGAGCAGCGGTACACTGGTATGGGATGTGACGGCCAATGCCGCCTACAGCAAGCAGATAGCAGCCCTGGTACGGGACAATCTATCGGTATTGCACCAGAAACAGGCAAAAGCTTTCCATACGGATGAAGTGATCAGCATTGCGTTGGGAGATGAACTCGCTACTACTAATAAAGACAATGAAGACACCATTGCCAATAATCTTTCTGTATTCATGTGGGGCAATGACAGTGCCTCTACTGCCTATACCAAAGCATTTACGGCAGGTACCTACAGCAGTACCCGTATGCACCGCGTATGGAAAGTACAGAAAACAAACTGGGCCGACCAGGATATCACTATCACGGTGACTGGTGCTAAAACCAATAATTACCTGCTCATCAGTACCGATCCTACCTTTGCTTCTATCAGCCAGGAATTACCCCTGAGCAATACTGGTACCATCACCCTGTCTTCTGCGCAGTTGGCCAATGGCGTTTACTTTACTTTTGGCCGCCAGCAAAAAGCGCCGGGTGGGGTAGCCCTTGGACTGGGCGTATGGACAAAGGCCGATGAAGGAATAACCATGACAGGTACCAATGTAACAGCCTGGCAAGATCAGGGTCCGTCACAGCGGGTATGGCCCAGGGGAAACACCAGTGCAATAGGTTGGTCGGATGCTGCCTTTAATTATAACCCCGTAGTACAATTCACAGGAGTGAACTATTTCCTCTTTAGCCAGTTTACACCAGCTTATACCCAGGGTGAGGTGTTTTCCGTGCAGTCCTCTGCGGTCAACAATGTGGCTTCGTTCCCTTGGCAATTGGGTGGCACAAGCGGGTCTACCGCCGTTCACTATCGCTGGACAGACAACAATATGTACCTGCATTTTGGCACCAATGCCCGTCGCAATTTTGCCTTTACCGGTAAAAACCTGGCCTTGCCGGCTATTCTCAATGTGAATACTGCTGCCAATTCCTGGACAGCTTCGCTTGATGGGAAAGTAATGAGCGGGCCCAATGCTTTCACTACCAGCTTTGCACAGGCTATTACCAATAATTATATTGGAGCAGGACATAATGCTGCTTTCAACGGCTCTCTGCCCGAAGTGATCCTGTACAACCGCAAGCTCAATGCTACAGAACGCCAGCAGGTGAACAGCTATATGGCCATTAGATATGGTATTACACTCGATCAAACCATACCCGCCGATTACCTCGCCAGCGATGGCACTACCACTATGTGGAAGGCATCTGACAATACCGGCTATGCCAATAACCTTGCCGGTATCGGACGCGATGAGATCGGGTCACTGTACCAGAAACAGAGCCGCAGCATCAATACGGCTGCTACCGGCAACCTGATCGCCATGGCGGTGGGCAGTGAACTGGCAGCCAGCAATGCTGATAATACAGATACCATCACCAACAATAAATCATTCCTGGTATGGGGCGATAATAACGGAGCCATCACTTATACGACCAATATAACAGGTGACAATGTTACCCTGCGCATGCCCCGGGTATGGAAAGTGGATAAGACCAACTGGGCCAGCAGGGATATCACCCTTAAGTTGTTTGGCAATGTAACCAATGCCTACCTGCTCATTAGCAATAGTGCTTCTTTCGCTACTATTGACCAGGAACTGCCCATCAATCCGGATAGCACCATTACCATCAACAGTGATCTGCTGCCTGATGGTGCGTACTTCACGTTCGGCAAACAAATCGTAGGTCCGGGTTATGTGAATGCAGGTGTACAGGTATGGTTACGGGCCGATGATGGCGTGTCTGCCAATAATACCTGGTTCGATTACAGCGGTAATGATGCCAATGCCGAACAAACAGTGGTGGCCAACCAACCGGTGCTCACTACTGCTGTCAATAACTTTAATCCGGCGTACCGGTTTAATGGTACTACCCATTACCTGGATGTTCCTTATAGTGCCGGCTTTAATGGAAATGTAACTGCTTATACTGTGCATACACAACCAGTGGCCAGCGGTTTCCGTACGCCGCTTGCCAGCAGGAACTCTTCCGGCAGCGTCTCCAAAGGCTGGAACTATTACCGGAATGTAAATATCCGGGAATCCTGGACAGGCACTAATACGGCATCCTGGTCTATCTTGACTGGTGGCGCCACTACGCTGAATGTACCGGAGATCATCGGACTGGATGCCACCCTGGGATCGGGCAATTCAGTGAAGCATATTTATTCCAATGGTCAGACGGTGGCTACCGCTACCAACGGTACCTATATTACGAATGCTACTGCTCCGTTGCGTATCGGCGCCATCAGCGATGGTCCCTCGCTTTGGTGGAATGGCGATATTGCAGAGACCGTTGTGTACAACCGTGTGCTTACGGCCAGCGAACAGAAACATGTGGAAAGCTACCTGGCGCTTAAATACGGCATTACGCTGAATCAAACTACACCTACCGATTATGTGGCCACCGATTGGGACGGCACTACCGGCACCAAAATGTGGACAGCTTCCAAGAACGGTAGCTACAATAAAAATATAGCCGGTATTGGCCGCGATGATAAAACAACCTTATACCAAAAGCAATCCCGCTCAGCGAGCGATTCGCTCATTACCATTGCTGCGGGTGGTACCATTGCTGCGGATAATGCCTCCAATGGCGCTGATATAGACGACCTGTCCTTCTTCGCCTGGGCCGATGATGGCGGCGCTGCTACTTTCTCAGTAGCTATTACCAGCGTGACCAATGCAACCAACCGCATGGCCCGCGTATGGAAAATAGACAGAACAAACTGGTCCGATCAGGATGTTACTTTCAAAGCAGTACAGGGTGGTGACCGCTACCTGCTGGTACATGCAACAGATCCCACTTTTGGTGCAGGCACGGTTGAGTATCCCATCAATACAGCTACCGGCACGGTGACCATCAATACTGCTGATCTGCCGGATGGCGCTTACTTTACACTGGGTGCCAAGATCGTGGGGCCTGCCTGCGTGAATACCGGTATTGTTACCTGGCTGCGGGCCGACTATGCGGCCGCGCCCAATAGCTGGGCCGACTTCAGCGGCAATCAGGTCAGTGCTGCGATGGATACTGCAGCCAAACAGCCTGCATTGATAGCAGGAGGGCTCAACTACAATACAGCCCTTCAATTTACTGCCAGCACTGATTATATGAAAATACCGCAGGCATCCATAAGCGGGAAATTTCCCACTGGCAATGCAGCCAGAACATTGATTGGAGTAGGAATAAGCACTACTGCTACGGATCAGTTACTGTTTAGCTATGGCAGCTTTGTCGCTAATCAGTCCTCAGGATTAAGAAAACAGGCAAATCAGGCAGCCACTTTTGAAGGCATGGGCGCACCCAGTGGATTAGTAGGACCTGCCAACTCTTTTCCGAATAATAAAGTGACCATTATCTCCGGCCGCTATACAGGTGGCGCCACCGGCAGGGCTTCCTTATATACGAACGATACCTCTGCGCTTGCATCAGCTACCATGAACTGGAATACTGTTATCTCTGCCGAAGGTGCGCAGATTGGTAAATATGTTGGAGAAAGCCGTTACTGGAACGGTAATATCGGCGAAGTGATCGTGTACAACAGGAACCTTACAGATGATGAATTCCAGCGGGTAAGCTCTTACCTGGCCCTGAAATATGGGATTACATTAGATCAAAGTCCTGCTACTGACTATATAGCCAGCGATGGCACCACAAGAATGTGGACGGCTGCCGATAATACAGGATACGCCAAACGTGTTACGGGTATAGGTCGTGATGATTGTACCGAACTGTACCAGAAACAAAGTTTAAGCGTGGATACTGGCATCGTGGCTATGGCCATAGGCGATGCGGTACAGGCAAGCAATGCTGCTAACAGCGATTCCATTACCAATGACAATTCCTGGTTTGTATTTGCCGATGATGGCGGCGCTGTTCAGTACAATACCGACCTCAGCGGCCTGGAAGGTATTACCACCCGCATGGCCCGTACCTGGAAAGCAGATAAGACCAACTGGGCCGATGCTGGTGTTACCTTCAAGCTCACAGGCGGCAATGACAAAATATACATGGTTGTAAGTGCAGATGCTACTTTCGATGGCGCAGATGCAGCTTATAAGCTGGATGAAAATGGCAATGTGACCATTACCACCGACCTCATACCCGATGGTGCTTACTTTACTTTTGCCAAAGAACTCAACGGTCCCGGTTACGTGAACGTAGGAGTGCAGTTCTGGATGCGTGCGGATGACAATGTTTCTACCGTTGATACGTGGAACGATTACAGTGGTAATGACAACCATGCCACACAGGCTACAGCAGCCAGTCAGCCAGTAGCGGTTGCGAATTCAGTGAACTATAACCCTGCCTTTGATTTTGACGGCACGGATGATTATATGGACTTTGCTACCAACGCCGGTATCAGTGGTACCAATCCCTTTACCGTGGTAAGCGTGCAGATGCGCCACACCTTAGGAGGCTACGATGCGATACTGTCGAACCAGGGCACGGCCACCAACGGCTTCCATAGCATGTATAACCCCAGCAATAAATATGTAGTGAATGCTACAGGCCAAACCGCTTTTGAAAGCACAGGCACCTATGCTACAGCCAACATACCTTATCTGAATGCTACCACCCGTTCGGGCAATACGTTTAGTTTCTATACCAGGGGGGCTGCAGACGGAGGGGGTACCGCAGGTTGGTCCTTCCTTGGTAATAACCTGCGCATAGGTAACAGGGGTGCGTCGGCAGACCTTGCGTTCGACGGTCACATCCATGAAGTGATCGTGTACAACAGGGCATTGCCGGCCAACGAACTGCGGCGGGCGCACTCTTACCTCGCACTCAAATATGGTATTACTTTGAGCGGTGACTATATCGCCACCGATGGCACTACTTCCTACTGGACAATAGCCAACAATACCGGCTACCTGGCCAATATTGCCGGTATAGGCCGCGATGACAATACCGGTTTGTACCAGAAACAAAGCCGCAGTGTGAACACCGCCGGCAATGGAAATATGGTGGCCATGGGATTAACAGCCATAGCAGCTACCAATAAAGACAATACAAGCACTATTGCCGATGACCTGAGCTTCCTCGTGTGGGGCGATAATGCGGGCACCGGGACAAAAACTACAGAGTACCCCACCTCACTGGATCCCGGCGGCTGTAGCAGGATCACACGCCTGCAACGGGAATGGAAAGTGCAGAAAACAGGCAGTGTAAATGATCTGCAGGTAAAGGTCTACCTTACCGGGCTGGTGCCTACCAGCACAACGCTGAGCGACCTGAGGCTGCTGATAGATGATGACGGCGACTTCAGCAGCGGCGCCACCACCGTGACAGATGCTGGTGCTTATGATGCTGCCACCCAGGTCGTAACCTTTGATGGTATTAACTTTACCGATGGTCAGTACTTTACAGTAGTGACTGACCTTACCAACCAGGCGCCCGGTGGTGTGATCACCAACCTGTACACTTGGTACAGGGCCGATAAAGGTATTACCACGGCTACCGGTGTAAATGTAGCTGCCGACCAAAGTGCTGTGCCCAAAGATATAACACAGGCTACCGCAGGCGCACAACCGGCATACAATACAACCAGCAATCTTATCAACTTCAATCCAGGTCTGGGCCTCGATGGTACCAATGATGTATTGAGCAGTGGAGCCATTACGTACTCGGCTACCCCCAACGGGGAAGACCTCTTTGCAGTGGTATTACCCAACAATGCCACAGGAGCCCGGAACGTAATAGGCTTTGGCAATGCTACTGCAGGCCAGGGTACTGAATTAAGGTACAACGCCAATGTACTGCAATACGCTTCCAAAGCAGCAGGCGCCATTCAAACCATTGCCAATCCTGTTGCTTCCAATGGCGTTGCGCAGTTGGCCAATGGCAACCGTACCAGTGCAGGAGCCGCCAACCTGTTGCTCAACGGAACCTCCGTGGCTACAGGCACCATCAGTCAGCAACCGGCCAATACAGCCCTGAATATCGGTGCAAGGCGCAATGCCGCTACGCCCGACCAGTTCTTTAATGGCCAGGTAGCTGAAGTAGCTGTTTATAACAGGCAGCTCACTGCCGCGGAACGGGAAAAAGTAGAAAGTTACTTTGCCATTAAATATGGCATCACCTTGCCGCACAACTATGTGGATCCTGCAGGTACCCCTGTCTGGGATATTACTACCAATACAGGTTATGGCTTCAACATCACCGGTATTGGCCGTGATGATTGCAACGGGCTGCACCAGAAACAATCGAAGAGCGTCAATACAACAGAAGCGTTGGTGACCCTGGGCAACTATGTAGGTATTGCCACTACCAATGCCGGCAATGCCAATGCCATGGATAATGCCACGGCTTTATTACTGGGCGATAACAATGCCAACAGAACAGCGTGGACCGCTACCGGCGTGCCGCTGAACAGGCAACGCCTGGCGCGTACCTGGAAAGTGCAGGAAACAGGCAATGTGGGTACAGTTACCATCCAGGCGCCTGCCAACAGCAGCAGCGCCACCGTGAAATTGCCATTGGAACTGGATGCTACGGCCTACCTGCTGGTAAGCACTACCGGCGATTTTGTGAATGATGTAACCGAAATCCCCATGACGCTGAATGGTACCGATTGGGAAGCGGCTGTTGACTTTACCAGTGGCCAGTATTTCACCTTTGCTACCAATGATGCCTGTGTATCTGCTGTTCCTTTATTAACTACCTATGGCGCTTCGGCCACAACAGCTACAGATGAATGTTATGTGGGTGGATGGATCCTGTTCAGGGACCCGGTAGATAATACCAAATTCGTGGCAGGTATTTATGATCCTGCCGGTTTGATAGACCGTTCAAAAATATCTGCGAAAGTAGATGCGGCCAGGCCGTTTGCTGATCTGGGCGAAGGAAGTTCTACAAAGGCAGTGCGCCTCATGCGCCGTATGCTGCAGGTAGATTGTGCTGCCTGCTACGATGCAGTGGCCAATCCAACGCCCGGCTTTACAGTACGCATGTTCTATGCGCCTGATGAAAAGGCCGGTGCGGAAAGTGTGGAAACCAACAACATGGAAGCCATTAAAACAGCCAATGGTATCACCGATCCGCATGTATTCAAGTGGTTCAAAGCGGCCGGTAAAACCATTGATGACGTGATCACCGGTCTTGCTCCGGGAGGTATTGCCGCCGGCGGACAGGAATGGTTTGATGGAGCGTTGACAACCGGACAACTGGGCGGTGTTGATTATGTGGATTTTGCATCTGTCAACAGCTTCTCCACCTTTGGCGGTATATGGTCTGTCAACCTGCAGGCGGTGCTTCCTGTTACCTGGCTCCATGTACAGGCGCTTCCCATGGGTAGCAATACCATAAGGGTGAAATGGGCAGTTACTGCCCAGATTAACAATGCAGGGTTCACGGTGGAAAGGAGCGAGGATGGGCGACGTTATCAGCCCATTGCCACGGTGGCGCCGCAGGCTGATAATCCGGGTATGCCTTCTTACTACTCAATAGATGATAACAAGGTATCGCAAGGTGTTACTTATTACTATCGCATCAGGCAAATGGACCTGGATGGCCGTGTAGGCTATTCAAAGATCGTGACTGCAAAACTGAATGCGGGTGGCCTGCAATACCTGCAGATCAAGCCCAACCCGGTATCAGGTACCCTCCGGTGGGAAGTAAACGTTTCCCGGCCACAGTCCCTGCAGGTCAGCATCATTGACATAAAGGGCAGGGTGCTGCGTGAAAAGAAAATGCAGGCACAGGCAGGCAGCAACCAGTACAGCATGGAAGGGGCAATATTCAGCCGGGGAGCTTACCTGCTGAAGATCATAGGAGAAGATGGAACCATCATGACAGAGCAGTTTATAGTACCGTAG